The Caulifigura coniformis genome includes a region encoding these proteins:
- a CDS encoding tyrosine-type recombinase/integrase, producing the protein MASISSDRNGTRRLQFIDKAKKRRTLYLGPVSLKTAQTIALRVEALVTASIMGTEPDRAAAEWAAQVSDDLARKLARFGLTSERKKQEVEVVTLGLFLRDWFEPRSKAKENTKVVWAQVRRNLVGFFGDARDIATITSSEAVAFRDYLIRDQDLGGESVKKRIQVARMFFKEAVAKKLIGENPFASVPMPKSGMRKRQRQEYVSSEIVDKLLPHCSRVLRLYVVLARYGGLRCPSETGSLRWEDLDWQNLRMTITSPKTEAHEGGESRQSPIFARVLDELREWRAEAPKNAVFVLDGLRTQRQAKPDWKSVRLGSSLECAIRAAGLEPWPKMFNSLRGSCETDLLAMGFQNHVVAAWLGHSVKVQESNYASVRPEDFDRAAQMTSQAAAQKTAHALPLPSRTGSSLFGRTAAHSLGFTAKSRKTRSPKKEPAVPLRNRRVSVSDAGFTDEQHQPPWGGWPLTHGPASDMWGWSSMVLP; encoded by the coding sequence ATGGCCTCGATTTCATCCGATCGGAACGGAACTCGCCGCCTGCAATTCATCGACAAGGCGAAGAAACGCCGTACGCTCTACCTGGGGCCTGTGTCCTTGAAGACTGCACAGACCATCGCCCTTCGTGTTGAGGCACTTGTTACGGCGTCAATCATGGGCACCGAGCCGGACCGTGCGGCGGCTGAGTGGGCGGCGCAAGTCAGCGACGACCTGGCACGCAAGCTGGCCAGGTTCGGGCTGACTTCGGAGCGGAAGAAACAGGAAGTAGAGGTGGTCACGCTCGGTCTGTTCCTGCGGGACTGGTTTGAGCCGCGATCGAAGGCCAAGGAAAACACGAAGGTGGTTTGGGCACAGGTTCGGCGAAACCTGGTCGGGTTCTTCGGCGATGCAAGGGACATTGCGACCATCACCAGCAGCGAGGCAGTGGCGTTCCGTGACTATCTGATTCGGGATCAGGATCTTGGCGGTGAGTCCGTCAAGAAGCGCATCCAAGTCGCGAGGATGTTCTTCAAAGAGGCCGTCGCCAAAAAGCTGATCGGCGAGAACCCATTCGCTTCCGTACCGATGCCGAAGTCGGGAATGCGGAAACGACAGCGTCAGGAGTACGTGTCGTCGGAGATCGTGGACAAGTTACTACCCCACTGTTCGCGGGTGTTACGGCTTTACGTCGTCCTTGCGAGGTACGGGGGGCTTCGGTGCCCATCGGAGACAGGCTCTCTGCGCTGGGAAGACCTCGATTGGCAGAACTTGAGAATGACGATCACCTCACCAAAGACAGAGGCGCACGAAGGGGGAGAGAGTCGACAGAGTCCAATCTTTGCTCGTGTCCTTGACGAGTTGCGGGAGTGGAGAGCGGAAGCACCAAAAAACGCCGTCTTTGTCCTGGACGGACTGCGGACGCAGCGACAGGCGAAGCCCGACTGGAAATCCGTTCGGCTCGGATCAAGTCTGGAATGTGCGATCAGGGCGGCGGGCCTGGAGCCGTGGCCGAAGATGTTCAACAGCCTGCGTGGATCGTGTGAGACCGACCTTCTCGCGATGGGATTCCAGAACCACGTCGTGGCCGCATGGCTCGGACACTCGGTCAAGGTGCAAGAGAGCAATTACGCCAGTGTCCGTCCCGAAGACTTTGATCGGGCTGCACAGATGACCTCACAGGCGGCAGCGCAGAAAACAGCGCACGCCCTGCCCTTACCTAGCCGTACCGGCTCATCCCTGTTTGGCCGGACTGCAGCACATTCCTTGGGATTTACCGCAAAGTCACGTAAAACCCGGTCCCCAAAAAAAGAACCCGCCGTTCCACTGCGGAACAGGCGGGTCTCCGTTTCAGACGCTGGGTTCACCGATGAGCAGCATCAGCCGCCCTGGGGGGGCTGGCCATTGACCCACGGGCCGGCCAGCGACATGTGGGGCTGGTCTTCGATGGTGCTGCCGTAA
- a CDS encoding AAA family ATPase, translating into MDAAELGLGSYADWERLADEQLAAGHVFKGLLPRGATTLFSAEAMAGKTAIVSQLAGDAVNGRPFLGFECKEPAAVIWFNSDRTPEKNMVGRLRRTCRSEEELHNLRRLFRPVLREFIPKRVDVDYIRRCTETLRSEARHDGPIIVVLDSLRSCFLQGMPKGAENDSPLIAEALCPIRDLATADDLSPIVLHHNSRGSGTYAGSGMIKGASDATWSLSRKSGADKSYLDFDSREDDAEPYRLEITNTFDGFIGRRVPLKGMSAASDSLFALLPADDEEGWEVAQLCLAANIEDAEARRRLSKGEKAGLVGRVKRGGRVVFFRLVSS; encoded by the coding sequence TTGGACGCGGCTGAACTAGGACTTGGCAGCTACGCGGACTGGGAACGACTTGCTGACGAGCAGCTCGCGGCCGGGCATGTCTTCAAGGGGCTGCTCCCACGCGGTGCGACGACGCTGTTCTCCGCTGAAGCAATGGCCGGGAAGACCGCAATTGTGTCTCAGCTCGCTGGCGATGCGGTCAACGGTCGCCCGTTCCTGGGATTCGAGTGCAAAGAGCCGGCAGCGGTCATCTGGTTCAACTCGGATCGGACGCCAGAGAAGAACATGGTGGGACGACTCCGGCGGACCTGTCGTTCTGAGGAAGAACTCCACAACCTTCGACGCCTGTTTCGACCTGTGCTCCGAGAGTTCATCCCGAAACGGGTCGACGTTGACTACATCCGACGATGTACGGAAACACTTCGGAGTGAGGCCAGGCACGACGGGCCGATCATTGTTGTCCTGGACAGCCTGAGGAGTTGCTTCCTTCAGGGCATGCCCAAGGGGGCGGAGAACGACTCCCCCCTGATCGCCGAAGCACTGTGTCCGATCCGAGACCTTGCAACCGCTGACGATCTTTCGCCGATCGTCCTGCACCACAATTCTCGCGGGTCTGGAACATACGCCGGCTCGGGCATGATTAAAGGTGCGTCCGATGCGACGTGGTCCCTGAGTCGGAAGAGCGGTGCCGACAAGTCGTATCTCGACTTCGATAGCCGGGAAGATGATGCGGAGCCTTACCGCCTGGAAATCACCAACACATTTGATGGATTCATTGGACGCCGCGTGCCACTGAAGGGAATGAGCGCCGCCAGCGATTCGCTGTTCGCCCTTCTGCCGGCAGATGACGAGGAAGGGTGGGAAGTTGCACAACTCTGTCTCGCCGCGAACATCGAAGATGCGGAGGCGAGGCGACGGCTCAGCAAGGGTGAAAAAGCAGGGCTGGTAGGCCGCGTGAAGCGTGGTGGGAGGGTGGTGTTTTTCAGGTTGGTGTCGTCTTGA
- a CDS encoding toxin-antitoxin system YwqK family antitoxin, translated as MHGRSAILLASILWVTGCGQQGEAPLVAAPSNGPIAVNVDALSATVTPWWNVQAFNWDAPAVDWSTITPNERRQLSGLSGDAYVSTGGNSWRVVEYHRGSKGLKMRAQEERRGDKWTLHGPEVSYETDGSYEICFRKDGELHGPRVAFDASGKELWRHEYVDGIQQLAN; from the coding sequence ATGCACGGACGATCTGCGATATTGCTGGCAAGCATTCTTTGGGTGACTGGCTGCGGGCAGCAGGGTGAAGCGCCCCTGGTAGCCGCACCGTCGAACGGCCCTATTGCTGTGAACGTGGATGCGCTTTCGGCGACGGTAACGCCGTGGTGGAATGTCCAGGCGTTTAACTGGGACGCCCCTGCCGTCGATTGGTCGACCATTACGCCGAATGAGCGGCGGCAGTTGTCTGGACTTTCTGGGGATGCCTACGTCAGCACGGGCGGCAACTCATGGCGCGTCGTCGAGTACCACCGTGGGTCGAAGGGCTTGAAAATGCGTGCGCAGGAAGAACGTCGAGGAGACAAGTGGACCCTACACGGTCCAGAAGTGTCGTACGAAACCGATGGCAGCTACGAGATATGCTTTCGCAAGGATGGCGAACTGCATGGTCCGCGGGTCGCGTTCGACGCTTCTGGTAAGGAGTTGTGGCGGCATGAATACGTGGACGGAATACAGCAGCTCGCAAACTGA
- a CDS encoding Gfo/Idh/MocA family oxidoreductase — translation MSEPSRRTFLKTAGAAVAASQIYPTAPASAAGANERIRIGFIGPGGRGFGAHVKTLAKHKNDGMNIELASVCDVWSVQRDKVASYIKETNGNEPSKFVDYRDMLADGKVDAVAIGTPDHWHHKQIVDSLKAGKHVYCEKPMTKQVEEALDVVKAWEASGKVMQVGVQATSQPVWTEAGDMLRAGKLGKVLMYQTEYNRNSWMGQWRDYALTKDMTPQSIDWKRWLGTEEGLAPDMPFDREVYKQWRRFWTFGSGMFTDLFVHRVTMMLKATGLGYPARVVGAGGIYLEYDGRDVPDVATVAADYPEGVHGLVSSTMCNQETRIQQCIRGHFGSFVFSGDSFEFIPERPQITKDSKIKGETFNAKPCPNHDVVHFKNWVDAMQANDPRMVNNDPALGAAAVSTVILGARSYREGKVFHLDPKTGIGSGDGSWAKLWEKRSEQRGKPNHIPGWTAGDYGSTIEDQPHMSLAGPWVNGQPPQGG, via the coding sequence ATGTCTGAGCCCTCCCGTCGCACGTTCCTCAAAACCGCCGGCGCAGCTGTCGCTGCATCGCAGATCTACCCGACTGCTCCCGCCAGCGCTGCCGGCGCCAACGAGCGCATTCGCATCGGGTTCATCGGCCCCGGCGGTCGCGGCTTCGGCGCGCATGTCAAGACGCTCGCCAAGCACAAGAACGACGGCATGAACATCGAGCTGGCCTCGGTGTGCGACGTGTGGTCGGTTCAGCGCGATAAGGTCGCCAGCTACATCAAGGAAACGAACGGCAATGAGCCGTCGAAGTTCGTCGACTACCGCGACATGCTCGCCGACGGCAAAGTCGACGCCGTAGCGATCGGAACGCCCGATCACTGGCATCACAAGCAGATCGTGGACAGCCTCAAGGCCGGCAAGCACGTCTACTGCGAAAAGCCGATGACCAAGCAGGTCGAGGAAGCCCTCGACGTCGTCAAGGCCTGGGAAGCGTCCGGCAAGGTGATGCAGGTCGGCGTGCAGGCGACGAGCCAGCCCGTCTGGACCGAAGCCGGCGACATGCTCCGCGCCGGAAAGCTCGGCAAGGTGCTGATGTACCAGACCGAGTACAACCGCAACTCGTGGATGGGGCAGTGGCGCGATTACGCCCTCACGAAGGATATGACCCCCCAGTCGATCGACTGGAAACGCTGGCTCGGAACGGAAGAGGGTCTCGCGCCCGACATGCCGTTCGACCGCGAAGTCTACAAGCAGTGGCGCCGGTTCTGGACGTTCGGTTCGGGCATGTTCACCGACCTGTTCGTGCACCGCGTCACCATGATGCTCAAGGCGACCGGCCTCGGATACCCGGCCCGCGTCGTCGGCGCCGGCGGCATTTACCTCGAGTACGACGGACGTGACGTTCCGGACGTCGCCACGGTGGCGGCCGATTATCCGGAAGGCGTGCATGGACTCGTGTCGTCGACGATGTGCAACCAGGAAACCCGGATTCAGCAGTGCATCCGCGGGCACTTCGGCTCCTTCGTGTTCAGCGGCGATTCGTTCGAATTCATTCCGGAACGCCCGCAGATCACCAAGGACAGCAAGATCAAGGGGGAGACGTTCAACGCCAAACCCTGCCCCAACCACGACGTTGTCCACTTCAAGAACTGGGTCGACGCCATGCAGGCGAACGACCCCAGGATGGTCAACAACGATCCGGCCCTCGGCGCCGCGGCCGTCTCGACGGTCATCCTCGGCGCCCGCAGCTACCGCGAAGGAAAGGTCTTCCACCTCGATCCGAAAACCGGCATCGGCAGCGGCGATGGCAGCTGGGCGAAGCTCTGGGAGAAGCGTTCGGAACAGCGCGGCAAGCCCAATCACATCCCGGGCTGGACTGCCGGCGATTACGGCAGCACCATCGAAGACCAGCCCCACATGTCGCTGGCCGGCCCGTGGGTCAATGGCCAGCCCCCCCAGGGCGGCTGA